Proteins found in one Triticum urartu cultivar G1812 chromosome 4, Tu2.1, whole genome shotgun sequence genomic segment:
- the LOC125551299 gene encoding uncharacterized protein LOC125551299, producing the protein MAECSLATMGGQYRGGWTQSSGKLSPRNISIRMSKRNYIHKIPLPCLPKFNSAKQRKSCAFTSYKFHGRGYKLETQVRCYFFQSMMGSESVISPNLMLLSDEALLTISVVFAYLAGVAPSRPTIPRTRNPSANQHLTAPISSDSGRNGKRLLDKSTASDPNDTWNEVRAKLSEALEANGQDTSSDSRDEGLKNDRKNYPLSMLAIHGGPRLRLLLITFQHLEMEARNVSGSFQLLDGIRWSEVSVMLIDSLIEPAFMKWIEEEQALENGKIDEKLMMVISRKIKEDNGILKRFNRLGKVELYLDLLFFIRFGSARSDSYFDTKFLAENGARILEDLVIFLADVIASIYLEIMSVDGDMPTEVVGSSLALCSLSTRELQKQRNEVAINGWLHQYFESVVSMYEDRFELYVLCRRSCKNTADNRPDKTNWLTIAFRNPSTSTHLDYVCISPFSLPVRRTKELRALTGWRYYYSLFLELSDIAMPFARAVVARVSAAVSYFWVSMIGRSLGLIFSGIRQSLGWR; encoded by the exons ATGGCCGAGTGCTCCTTGGCAACAATGGGAGGCCAGTATCGTGGGGGATGGACCCAATCCAGCGGCAAGCTCTCCCCACGAAACATATCAATCAGGATGTCAAAGAG GAACTACATTCATAAAATTCCCCTTCCATGTCTGCCCAAATTTAATTCAGCGAAACAGCGGAAAAGCTGTGCATTTACCTCTTATAAGTTTCATGGAAGGGGTTACAAGCTGGAGACTCAAGTTAGATGTTATTTCTTTCAGTCAATGATGGGTTCAGAGAGTGTGATCTCACCAAATCTAATGTTGCTCTCTGATGAAGCGCTTCTGACTATCAGCGTAGTTTTTGCATATTTGGCTGGGGTTGCACCCTCTCGACCTACAATACCCCGCACCCGAAATCCCAGCGCCAATCAACATCTTACAGCACCAATCTCCTCTGATTCTGGTAG GAATGGAAAACGTTTGCTTGACAAGAGTACAGCGTCTGACCCCAATGATACATGGAATGAAGTGAGGGCTAAACTTTCTGAAGCCTTAGAAGCAAATGGTCAAGATACCAGTTCTGATAGCAGAGATGAAGGACTAAAAAATGATAGGAAAAACTATCCTTTGAGTATGCTTGCAATTCATGGAGGTCCCAGGTTGCGGCTTCTTCTGATCACATTTCAACATCTTGAAATGGAG GCAAGAAATGTCTCTGGAAGTTTTCAACTTCTAGATGGGATCAGGTGGTCGGAAGTGTCAGTTATGTTGATAGATAGCTTGATTGAACCAGCATTTATGAAATGGATCGAAGAAGAGCAAGCCCTGGAAAATGGCAAGATCGATGAG AAGCTTATGATGGTGATTAGTAgaaaaataaaggaagacaatgggatcttgAAGAGATTCAACAGATTAGGGAAGGTTGAGCTCTATTTGGACCTGCTCTTTTTCATAAGATTTGGTTCTGCAAG GTCTGATAGCTATTTTGATACTAAATTTCTGGCTGAAAATGGAGCAAGGATTTTGGAGGACCTGGTAATTTTCTTGGCTGATGTGATTGCTAGTATTTATCTAGAGATCATGTCAGTTGATGGTGACATGCCTACTGAGGTTGTTGGCTCCAGCTTAGCTTTATGTTCTCTATCGACAAGAGAACTTCAAAAGCAGCGTAATGAG GTGGCAATTAACGGGTGGTTGCACCAGTATTTCGAGTCAGTTGTTTCAATGTACGAGGACAGGTTTGAGTTATATGTTCTATGCAGAAGATCATGCAAGAACACAGCAGATAATCGACCTGATAAAACTAATTGGTTGACCATTGCATTTCGAAATCCTTCCACATCTACTCACCTGGATTATGTTTGCATAAGCCCATTTTCTCTTCCTGTGAGAAGGACAAAGGAGCTAAGAGCACTGACTGGATG GAGGTATTACTACAGCCTTTTCTTGGAGTTGTCGGATATTGCAATGCCTTTTGCACGGGCAGTCGTGGCTAGAGTCAGCGCTGCGGTGTCCTACTTTTGGGTGTCCATGATAGGGAGATCTCTGGGACTGATTTTTTCTGGGATAAGGCAATCGCTGGGCTGGAGATGA